The following coding sequences lie in one Pseudomonas svalbardensis genomic window:
- a CDS encoding IS4 family transposase encodes MSVAQDLSAVLDFAKQPLSRLEVFTDHIPHDWITAAAALADKATIRRRRLPSDIVLWLVVGMALFRGEPIVEVARRLNICADGLANEVLLAKSGLSQARQRLGNQPVAWLFQQCANVWGYERYPQDDWHGLQVFAVDGALFRTPETSSLRDHFGSGNTSSDRQTPYPVLRLVALMNARSHIIANAAISPYRKGEIPLAKDFIESIPNHSVTLLDKGFFSADLLLSIQSTEKNRHWMIPERKGTVRTEIEHYGDGDYLVQMKVSQQARKKNPLLPEYWQVRAVTYEVAGKEKTVFTSLPASHFSAEQVATLYHERWEIELGFRDIKSSMQDNALTLRSKTVDLVYQELWGLLLAYNVVRREASQAAVAHKRAPSEVSFKFACQHIASHLVVMAGAVSPSHTPRRLDELRGSIGVLFIAKRPRPARPRAVKMSKTRYPVNRKAAPLK; translated from the coding sequence ATGTCTGTTGCTCAGGATTTAAGCGCGGTTTTGGATTTTGCTAAGCAACCGCTCTCTCGCCTTGAGGTGTTCACCGATCATATTCCTCATGATTGGATCACCGCAGCGGCCGCTCTGGCGGATAAAGCCACGATCCGACGTCGGCGCTTGCCTTCGGACATAGTCCTTTGGCTGGTAGTCGGGATGGCACTTTTCAGAGGTGAGCCAATAGTCGAGGTCGCTCGCCGACTGAATATTTGTGCCGACGGTCTTGCTAATGAGGTGCTGTTAGCCAAAAGCGGGTTGTCGCAGGCGCGCCAGCGTCTGGGGAATCAGCCTGTCGCTTGGTTATTTCAACAGTGCGCCAATGTCTGGGGATACGAGCGCTACCCGCAAGATGACTGGCACGGTCTTCAAGTCTTTGCCGTCGACGGTGCCTTGTTTCGAACCCCGGAAACGTCGTCATTGCGGGACCATTTTGGCTCCGGCAATACCTCCTCCGATCGTCAAACCCCTTATCCGGTGCTGCGCCTTGTTGCGTTGATGAACGCCCGTTCTCATATCATCGCCAACGCGGCCATCAGCCCTTACCGCAAAGGGGAGATCCCGCTGGCCAAGGACTTCATCGAGAGCATACCCAACCACTCAGTGACCCTGCTGGACAAAGGGTTTTTCAGTGCGGACCTATTGTTGAGTATCCAAAGTACTGAAAAAAACCGGCATTGGATGATCCCGGAGCGTAAGGGTACTGTTCGCACGGAAATTGAACACTACGGCGATGGTGATTACCTAGTCCAGATGAAGGTCTCGCAGCAAGCGCGTAAAAAGAACCCACTGTTGCCTGAGTACTGGCAAGTACGGGCGGTCACCTACGAGGTCGCCGGGAAAGAAAAAACCGTCTTCACCTCCCTGCCAGCCTCGCACTTTAGCGCTGAGCAGGTCGCCACCCTTTATCACGAGCGATGGGAAATCGAACTGGGTTTCAGGGATATCAAAAGCTCAATGCAAGACAATGCCTTGACCCTTCGCAGCAAGACTGTAGACCTGGTGTATCAAGAATTATGGGGGCTGTTACTGGCTTATAACGTAGTGCGTCGAGAAGCCAGTCAGGCGGCTGTAGCTCATAAGCGGGCTCCCAGCGAGGTGAGTTTCAAGTTTGCCTGTCAGCACATCGCCAGCCATCTGGTGGTCATGGCCGGAGCGGTCTCGCCCTCACACACGCCAAGACGCCTGGACGAGCTTCGCGGCAGCATTGGTGTGCTCTTCATAGCAAAACGCCCCAGGCCTGCGAGGCCTAGGGCGGTGAAGATGTCAAAAACCCGGTATCCGGTTAACCGCAAGGCTGCTCCGCTTAAGTGA
- a CDS encoding GNAT family N-acetyltransferase — protein MPNTQYTLLAEPLWPLMNKFYRAHQSSMKAVRDAQLWVARREEIIGALCLRPVADGHWLTGLFVDPACREQGIAAALIAEALKELEGPVWLFCHPDLRGFYERRGFTFDPPLPYAMAERLSRYARSKPMIAMGLEASG, from the coding sequence ATGCCCAACACCCAGTACACCTTGCTCGCCGAGCCTTTGTGGCCCTTGATGAACAAGTTTTATCGCGCGCACCAATCATCGATGAAAGCCGTCCGCGACGCTCAACTCTGGGTGGCCAGGCGCGAGGAGATCATTGGCGCACTGTGTTTGCGACCGGTGGCGGACGGGCATTGGCTGACGGGTTTGTTTGTCGATCCGGCCTGCCGTGAACAGGGCATCGCTGCGGCGCTGATCGCCGAGGCGCTCAAGGAGCTTGAAGGCCCGGTGTGGCTGTTTTGTCATCCGGACTTGCGCGGGTTTTATGAACGTCGCGGTTTTACCTTCGATCCGCCATTGCCCTACGCCATGGCGGAACGCTTGAGCCGTTATGCGCGGAGCAAACCGATGATCGCCATGGGTTTGGAAGCCTCTGGATGA
- a CDS encoding CsbD family protein, which yields MSSTGDKVKGMANEAAGNVKQGVGKATGSDKMRAEGVVQEKKGEAQQAVGKAKDAIKKGVDKA from the coding sequence ATGAGCAGCACTGGCGATAAAGTAAAAGGCATGGCCAACGAAGCCGCCGGCAACGTCAAGCAAGGCGTCGGCAAGGCCACCGGTAGCGACAAAATGCGTGCCGAAGGCGTCGTGCAGGAAAAGAAAGGCGAAGCCCAGCAAGCGGTCGGCAAGGCCAAGGACGCGATCAAGAAAGGCGTCGACAAGGCTTGA
- the gstA gene encoding glutathione transferase GstA, with protein MKLYYAPHACSLAPHIVLRELDLPFELIRVDNTTKRTASGKDFLAINPKGYVAALQLDNGQVLTEGPVILQYLADLRPEANLAPLSGTFERVRLQEWLNFVSTEIHGGLGWLFSSQFPDEVKALIKAKLFKRFAVLCQTLERQDYLMADGFSIADAYLFTVLRWSHLFAINLNEWPALARFQARVDQRPAVKAALAAEMA; from the coding sequence ATGAAGTTGTATTACGCACCACACGCCTGCTCGCTGGCGCCGCATATCGTCCTGCGTGAACTGGATCTGCCGTTCGAATTGATCCGCGTCGACAACACCACCAAGCGAACCGCCAGCGGCAAGGACTTCCTCGCCATCAACCCCAAGGGTTACGTCGCGGCATTGCAACTGGACAATGGCCAAGTGCTGACCGAAGGCCCGGTGATCCTGCAATACCTGGCAGACCTGCGCCCCGAAGCGAACCTGGCACCCTTGAGCGGGACATTCGAGCGGGTGCGGTTGCAGGAATGGCTGAATTTCGTTTCGACCGAGATTCATGGCGGGCTGGGCTGGCTGTTCAGTTCGCAGTTCCCGGATGAGGTCAAAGCGCTGATCAAGGCGAAGCTGTTCAAGCGGTTTGCGGTGTTGTGTCAGACGCTGGAGCGCCAGGACTATTTGATGGCTGACGGGTTCAGCATTGCCGATGCGTATTTGTTTACTGTGTTGCGCTGGTCGCACCTGTTTGCCATCAATTTGAATGAGTGGCCGGCGTTGGCGCGGTTTCAGGCGCGGGTTGATCAGCGGCCAGCCGTGAAGGCAGCGTTGGCGGCGGAGATGGCGTAG
- the def gene encoding peptide deformylase: MIREILKMGDERLLRIAPPVPAEMFDSPELWQLIDDMFQTMESVGGVGLAAPQIGIDLQLVIFGFEHSERYPDAEAVPQTILINPLITPLSPTLEEGFEGCLSVPGLRGAVDRYQHIRYEGFDPKGNPIVRVAEGFHARVVQHECDHLIGRLYPSRISDFSKFGFTEVMFPDLDPNADD, from the coding sequence ATGATCCGTGAAATTCTGAAAATGGGCGACGAGCGCCTGCTGCGCATTGCCCCGCCGGTGCCCGCCGAAATGTTCGACAGCCCCGAGCTGTGGCAACTGATCGACGACATGTTCCAGACCATGGAAAGCGTCGGCGGGGTCGGCCTGGCCGCACCGCAGATCGGCATCGACCTGCAACTGGTGATCTTCGGTTTCGAGCACAGCGAACGCTACCCGGACGCCGAAGCCGTGCCGCAGACGATTCTGATCAACCCGCTGATCACGCCGTTGAGCCCGACGCTGGAAGAGGGTTTCGAAGGCTGCCTGTCGGTGCCCGGTCTGCGCGGCGCGGTGGATCGCTATCAGCACATTCGGTACGAAGGTTTCGACCCCAAGGGCAATCCGATCGTGCGCGTTGCCGAAGGCTTCCATGCGCGGGTTGTGCAGCATGAATGCGATCACCTGATCGGCCGGTTATACCCCTCGCGCATCAGTGACTTCAGCAAATTCGGGTTTACCGAAGTAATGTTCCCGGATCTCGATCCGAACGCCGACGACTGA
- a CDS encoding LysR family transcriptional regulator, giving the protein MMNLMHWRMVVAVADTGNITRAAERVGMTQSGASQALALIEETLGVQLFSRENRQTLPTAIGLSVIEHARTMLGALETIRSTVDSTKDIQRGTIRLASFPMVLATFLPPLLRQFNRLYPGIQVVALEVSDDEVETLLGAGVVDVGVVLNPATERNAGRLGRDTWMAVVPGGHPLARRSHEEGVSLAELAEQPFVLATGGCSTNARSLAGDAGLQLLDVRVEVREWSSAFTLVRENIGVTLVPEMTLPSQLQGLRVVPVKPRIDREFALVAAANKPPSAAVQALMSLLAEK; this is encoded by the coding sequence ATGATGAATCTGATGCACTGGCGAATGGTGGTGGCGGTGGCTGACACGGGCAACATTACCCGGGCTGCCGAGCGGGTCGGCATGACCCAGTCCGGTGCCAGCCAGGCCTTGGCGTTGATTGAAGAAACCCTGGGCGTTCAACTGTTCAGTCGAGAGAATCGCCAGACTTTGCCGACGGCAATCGGCCTGTCTGTGATCGAACACGCGAGAACCATGCTCGGTGCTCTGGAAACCATTCGCAGTACTGTCGATTCCACCAAAGACATTCAGCGCGGGACGATTCGCCTGGCCAGTTTCCCCATGGTGTTGGCGACTTTCCTGCCGCCGCTGCTGCGTCAGTTCAATCGGCTTTATCCCGGCATTCAGGTGGTCGCGCTGGAGGTCAGCGACGATGAAGTGGAAACGCTGCTCGGCGCCGGGGTGGTGGATGTCGGCGTGGTGTTGAACCCGGCAACTGAGCGCAATGCCGGTCGCTTGGGACGTGATACCTGGATGGCGGTGGTGCCTGGCGGCCATCCCTTGGCTCGTCGTTCGCATGAAGAGGGCGTCTCCCTGGCTGAGTTGGCGGAGCAACCTTTTGTACTGGCCACGGGCGGTTGTTCGACCAACGCTCGCAGCCTGGCGGGGGATGCCGGACTGCAACTGCTTGATGTGCGGGTCGAGGTCCGTGAATGGAGCAGTGCGTTCACCCTGGTGCGGGAAAACATCGGCGTGACGCTGGTGCCGGAGATGACACTTCCGAGCCAACTTCAGGGGCTGCGCGTGGTGCCGGTCAAACCGCGTATCGATCGAGAGTTTGCCTTGGTGGCCGCTGCGAACAAGCCGCCCTCGGCGGCGGTGCAGGCGCTGATGAGTCTGCTTGCCGAGAAATGA
- a CDS encoding PhnD/SsuA/transferrin family substrate-binding protein: MNLLRHRLALLQREGQFFASVGISGSHRESLRGLREETANLAAIDSVTFAYLARHAEEEVAGLRVIARSAFSPTLPFITAATVTDEQAEALRQVMNTTLQELPEVSEILGLQEVLPASESDYQIVLDYQQEAEALGFGRLR; the protein is encoded by the coding sequence ATGAACCTGTTGCGTCACCGACTGGCGCTGTTGCAGCGAGAGGGGCAGTTCTTCGCCAGTGTCGGTATCAGCGGCAGCCACCGCGAAAGCCTGCGCGGGTTGCGTGAAGAAACAGCGAACCTGGCGGCCATCGACAGCGTCACCTTTGCCTATCTGGCGCGGCACGCCGAAGAAGAAGTGGCCGGCCTGCGGGTCATCGCGCGAAGTGCATTCAGTCCGACCTTGCCGTTTATCACCGCTGCGACCGTCACCGATGAACAGGCCGAGGCGCTGCGGCAGGTGATGAACACGACGTTGCAGGAATTGCCCGAAGTCAGCGAAATCCTCGGTCTGCAAGAGGTATTGCCGGCCAGCGAAAGCGACTATCAAATCGTTCTCGACTATCAGCAAGAGGCTGAGGCGTTGGGGTTTGGGCGATTACGGTAG
- a CDS encoding PACE efflux transporter codes for MQGVKRKLLYVSLYEVIGMTFSALGLALLSGTSPGSTGPLAVIITTIAVTWNFIYTTLFERWESRQPSRTRTVKRRIAHAVGFQLTLIVFLIPLIAWWMNISLVQAFLLDAALIIFIPCYTFAFNWLFDRTFGLPTSALPDPV; via the coding sequence ATGCAAGGCGTTAAACGAAAACTGCTCTACGTGTCGCTTTACGAGGTCATCGGCATGACCTTCTCGGCCCTGGGTCTGGCGTTGTTGTCCGGCACCTCGCCCGGCAGCACTGGCCCGTTGGCAGTGATCATTACCACCATCGCGGTGACCTGGAATTTCATCTACACCACGCTGTTCGAGCGCTGGGAAAGCCGCCAGCCTTCGCGAACCCGCACCGTTAAACGGCGCATCGCCCATGCCGTGGGTTTTCAACTAACCTTGATAGTGTTCCTCATCCCGTTGATCGCCTGGTGGATGAACATCAGCCTGGTGCAAGCCTTTCTGCTGGACGCGGCGCTGATCATTTTCATCCCGTGCTACACCTTCGCCTTCAACTGGTTGTTTGATCGCACGTTTGGTTTGCCAACTTCGGCGCTGCCAGATCCGGTTTGA
- a CDS encoding glutathione S-transferase family protein codes for MEHALKILGKASSINVRKVLWTCEELGVAYEREDWGGGYASTHTPEFLRLNPNALVPVIIDEAGVLWESNTICRYLAGKHHNTDLLPHEPAARARVEQWMDWQATELNASWSYAFTALVRKDPEFRDPHHIAAGVHGWNQKMGILEHQLAATKAYVAGPHFTLADIVIGLSVNRWLMTPMERPDYPAIDEYFQRLAQRPGFLKHGCNGLP; via the coding sequence ATGGAACATGCACTGAAGATTCTGGGAAAAGCCTCGTCCATCAACGTCAGAAAAGTCCTGTGGACCTGTGAGGAACTGGGTGTTGCCTACGAACGTGAAGACTGGGGCGGCGGTTATGCGTCGACCCACACGCCGGAGTTTCTCAGGCTCAATCCCAACGCACTGGTGCCCGTGATCATCGATGAGGCCGGCGTGCTGTGGGAGTCCAACACCATCTGCCGCTATCTGGCCGGTAAACACCACAACACCGATCTGCTACCCCACGAACCGGCGGCCCGCGCTCGGGTAGAGCAGTGGATGGATTGGCAAGCCACCGAACTCAATGCCTCCTGGAGCTATGCGTTCACGGCATTGGTACGCAAAGATCCGGAATTCCGGGACCCGCATCACATTGCCGCCGGTGTACACGGCTGGAATCAGAAAATGGGCATCCTCGAGCATCAGCTCGCGGCCACCAAAGCGTATGTCGCCGGGCCGCACTTCACACTGGCGGACATCGTCATCGGACTGTCAGTCAACCGCTGGCTGATGACACCGATGGAGCGCCCCGATTACCCGGCCATTGACGAGTATTTCCAACGGCTGGCACAACGCCCGGGATTTTTGAAACACGGCTGCAACGGCTTGCCTTGA
- a CDS encoding methyl-accepting chemotaxis protein, whose amino-acid sequence MVQQTVQTIQDISKDLNEAALSIDAVSKQSDIIGTIVQTIRGIADQTNLLALNAAIEAARAGEHGRGFAVVADEVRSLAARTSQATLEIVEVVRRNHDLSLSAVSSMQSSLSRTGLGVELANEAGEVILEIQQGSRHVVDAISQFNSTLQIN is encoded by the coding sequence GTGGTGCAGCAAACGGTGCAGACCATCCAGGACATTTCCAAAGACTTGAACGAAGCGGCGCTGAGCATTGATGCCGTCAGCAAACAGTCCGACATCATCGGCACCATCGTCCAGACCATTCGTGGCATTGCCGATCAAACCAACCTGCTGGCACTCAACGCCGCCATCGAAGCGGCCCGGGCCGGGGAGCATGGACGCGGGTTTGCGGTGGTCGCCGACGAGGTTCGCAGCCTGGCTGCACGCACCAGTCAGGCGACGCTGGAGATTGTCGAAGTGGTGCGCAGGAACCATGACTTGTCGTTGAGCGCGGTGTCGAGCATGCAATCGAGTTTGAGTCGCACCGGGTTAGGCGTGGAACTGGCGAACGAAGCGGGGGAGGTGATCCTGGAGATTCAGCAAGGGTCGCGGCATGTGGTGGATGCGATCAGTCAGTTTAATTCGACGTTGCAGATTAACTGA
- a CDS encoding IS4 family transposase has product MSVAQDLSAVLDFAKQPLSRLEVFTDHIPHDWITAAAALADKATIRRRRLPSDIVLWLVVGMALFRGEPIVEVARRLNICADGLANEVLLAKSGLSQARQRLGNQPVAWLFQQCANVWGYERYPQDDWHGLQVFAVDGALFRTPETSSLRDHFGSGNTSSDRQTPYPVLRLVALMNARSHIIANAAISPYRKGEIPLAKDFIESIPNHSVTLLDKGFFSADLLLSIQSTEKNRHWMIPERKGTVRTEIEHYGDGDYLVQMKVSQQARKKNPLLPEYWQVRAVTYEVAGKEKTVFTSLPASHFSAEQVATLYHERWEIELGFRDIKSSMQDNALTLRSKTVDLVYQELWGLLLAYNVVRREASQAAVAHKRAPSEVSFKFACQHIASHLVVMAGAVSPSHTPRRLDELRGSIGVLFIVKRPRPARPRAVKMSKTRYPVNRKAAPLK; this is encoded by the coding sequence ATGTCTGTTGCTCAGGATTTAAGCGCGGTTTTGGATTTTGCTAAGCAACCGCTCTCTCGCCTTGAGGTGTTCACCGATCATATTCCTCATGATTGGATCACCGCAGCGGCCGCTCTGGCGGATAAAGCCACGATCCGACGTCGGCGCTTGCCTTCGGACATAGTCCTTTGGCTGGTAGTCGGGATGGCACTTTTCAGAGGTGAGCCAATAGTCGAGGTCGCTCGCCGACTGAATATTTGTGCCGACGGTCTTGCTAATGAGGTGCTGTTAGCCAAAAGCGGGTTGTCGCAGGCGCGCCAGCGTCTGGGGAATCAGCCTGTCGCTTGGTTATTTCAACAGTGCGCCAATGTCTGGGGATACGAGCGCTACCCGCAAGATGACTGGCACGGTCTTCAAGTCTTTGCCGTCGACGGTGCCTTGTTTCGAACCCCGGAAACGTCGTCATTGCGGGACCATTTTGGCTCCGGCAATACCTCCTCCGATCGTCAAACCCCTTATCCGGTGCTGCGCCTTGTTGCGTTGATGAACGCCCGTTCTCATATCATCGCCAACGCGGCCATCAGCCCTTACCGCAAAGGGGAGATCCCGCTGGCCAAGGACTTCATCGAGAGCATACCCAACCACTCAGTGACCCTGCTGGACAAAGGGTTTTTCAGTGCGGACCTATTGTTGAGTATCCAAAGTACTGAAAAAAACCGGCATTGGATGATCCCGGAGCGTAAGGGTACTGTTCGCACGGAAATTGAACACTACGGCGATGGTGATTACCTAGTCCAGATGAAGGTCTCGCAGCAAGCGCGTAAAAAGAACCCACTGTTGCCTGAGTACTGGCAAGTACGGGCGGTCACCTACGAGGTCGCCGGGAAAGAAAAAACCGTCTTCACCTCCCTGCCAGCCTCGCACTTTAGCGCTGAGCAGGTCGCCACCCTTTATCACGAGCGATGGGAAATCGAACTGGGTTTCAGGGATATCAAAAGCTCAATGCAAGACAATGCCTTGACCCTTCGCAGCAAGACTGTAGATCTGGTGTATCAAGAATTATGGGGGCTGTTACTGGCTTATAACGTAGTGCGTCGAGAAGCCAGTCAGGCGGCTGTAGCTCATAAGCGGGCTCCCAGCGAGGTGAGTTTCAAGTTTGCTTGTCAGCACATCGCCAGCCATCTGGTGGTCATGGCCGGAGCGGTCTCGCCCTCACACACGCCAAGACGCCTGGACGAGCTTCGCGGCAGCATTGGTGTGCTCTTCATAGTAAAACGCCCCAGGCCTGCGAGGCCTAGGGCGGTGAAGATGTCAAAAACCCGGTATCCGGTTAACCGCAAGGCTGCTCCGCTTAAGTGA
- a CDS encoding YihY/virulence factor BrkB family protein, which translates to MFFPHMKGLRLHRVMVRTITEFVDDEMSTYASALAYQMLFSLFPFILFLIALIGFLHLPDFFSWLRLQSELVLPPQALEQVNPVIDQLQQSKGGLLSVGIVIALWTASAGVRLMMSAMNAAYDVVEGRPAWKRFPLSIFYTIGIAGMLLVAAALMVLGPQVMGWIASQVGLEDFIVTLWTIVRWPVVVILLMMAVALIYYVMPDVKQEFRFITPGSVLAVVVWIIASLGFGLYVKMFANYNAMYGSIGAIIVLLLYFYISAAVLLLGAEMNAVIEHMSTEGKNDGEKVPGELDHEPKQHVSGLGRDHSIKPTTDEVIK; encoded by the coding sequence ATGTTTTTCCCACACATGAAAGGTCTGCGCCTGCACCGTGTGATGGTGCGCACGATCACCGAGTTCGTCGACGACGAGATGTCGACCTATGCCTCGGCGTTGGCCTATCAGATGCTGTTCTCGCTGTTCCCCTTCATTCTGTTCCTGATCGCCCTGATCGGTTTCCTGCACCTGCCGGACTTCTTCTCCTGGCTGCGCCTGCAATCGGAACTGGTGCTGCCGCCCCAGGCGCTGGAACAGGTGAACCCGGTCATCGACCAGCTCCAGCAATCCAAGGGTGGCTTGCTGTCGGTCGGTATCGTGATTGCCCTGTGGACCGCGTCCGCCGGTGTGCGGCTGATGATGAGCGCGATGAACGCCGCCTACGACGTGGTCGAAGGTCGGCCGGCGTGGAAGCGTTTCCCACTGTCGATTTTCTACACCATCGGCATCGCCGGCATGCTGCTGGTCGCCGCCGCGCTGATGGTGCTCGGGCCGCAGGTGATGGGCTGGATCGCCTCCCAAGTCGGCCTTGAGGACTTCATCGTGACCCTCTGGACCATCGTGCGCTGGCCGGTGGTCGTGATTCTGTTGATGATGGCGGTGGCGCTGATTTATTACGTCATGCCCGACGTCAAACAAGAGTTTCGCTTCATCACCCCGGGCTCGGTGCTGGCGGTGGTGGTGTGGATCATTGCGTCGCTGGGTTTCGGCCTGTACGTCAAGATGTTCGCCAACTACAACGCCATGTATGGCAGTATCGGCGCGATCATCGTGCTGTTGCTGTACTTCTACATTTCCGCCGCAGTGCTGTTGCTCGGCGCAGAGATGAATGCGGTGATCGAGCACATGTCGACCGAAGGCAAGAATGATGGCGAAAAAGTCCCCGGCGAGCTCGATCACGAACCCAAACAACACGTTTCCGGGCTGGGTCGGGATCACTCGATCAAGCCGACCACTGACGAAGTCATCAAATGA
- a CDS encoding LysR family transcriptional regulator: MNFNSDSIELFLAVIERGSFSAAARALGKVPSAVSMGIANLEAELGYPLFDRSHREPVPTAMASALVPHARLIAEQLKQLQVHAVELSLGLESKLSIGVVADIDKGRVMAAIKVIAERHPLLDIEMLSAPQDDVLAMLHSGRVSVCLAFAGLSMNVLERFQFVGTERMIATLAADNPLFQGQDVYLEDLVHVRQIIVASRDLPISETRPLVAESYWRTDTLAMALEMVEAGLGWGNFPLSVVQPLLDAGRHKRLSFRNIENGLVLPVHAVWLKSQPLQKGALAFVELMGR; this comes from the coding sequence ATGAATTTCAACAGTGACAGCATCGAGTTGTTCCTCGCGGTGATCGAGCGCGGCTCGTTTTCCGCTGCCGCTCGGGCGCTGGGTAAAGTGCCGTCGGCGGTGAGCATGGGCATCGCCAACCTGGAAGCCGAACTCGGTTATCCCCTGTTTGATCGCAGCCATCGCGAGCCGGTGCCGACGGCGATGGCCAGCGCATTGGTGCCGCATGCGCGACTGATTGCCGAGCAGCTCAAACAGCTGCAAGTGCATGCGGTCGAGTTGTCGCTGGGGCTTGAAAGCAAGTTGTCAATCGGGGTCGTGGCGGACATCGACAAGGGCCGCGTGATGGCGGCGATCAAGGTCATCGCCGAGCGTCATCCTCTACTGGACATCGAAATGCTCAGCGCGCCGCAGGATGATGTGCTGGCGATGCTCCACAGTGGCCGGGTCAGCGTTTGCCTGGCGTTCGCCGGGCTGAGCATGAACGTGCTGGAGCGGTTCCAGTTCGTTGGCACCGAACGGATGATCGCCACACTGGCGGCGGACAATCCGCTGTTTCAAGGCCAGGATGTGTATCTCGAAGATTTGGTCCACGTACGGCAAATCATCGTCGCCAGTCGCGACCTGCCGATCAGTGAAACCCGGCCGCTGGTGGCCGAGTCTTACTGGCGTACCGACACCTTGGCCATGGCGCTGGAAATGGTCGAGGCCGGATTGGGCTGGGGTAATTTTCCACTGTCGGTGGTCCAGCCGTTGCTCGATGCCGGAAGGCACAAGCGCCTGAGCTTCCGCAACATTGAGAACGGACTGGTGCTGCCGGTGCATGCGGTGTGGCTCAAGAGCCAGCCATTGCAGAAAGGGGCGTTGGCATTTGTGGAGTTGATGGGGCGTTGA